A single Pseudalkalibacillus hwajinpoensis DNA region contains:
- a CDS encoding L-lactate dehydrogenase, giving the protein MKNERYTTRVAVIGTGFVGTSYAFALLNQEVVNEMVLIDLNKEKAEGEARDLNHGMPFGSAMRIWAGDYEDCRDADIVVITAGANQKPGETRLDLVEKNVNIFRGIVTAVMESGFDGLFIVATNPVDILSYATWKFSGLPMERVIGSGTILDTARLRYLIGDHFLVDSRNVHAYILGEHGDTELPVWSHATISSRPVTKMISEEELPVLDEIFTNVRDAAYHIINRKGATYYGIAMGLVRLTKAILRNESSILTISTLMQGEYGLNDIYIGAPAIIDRNGIREIVELDLTETEMKQLQHSARTLREAMKPCFETVK; this is encoded by the coding sequence ATGAAAAACGAACGATATACAACGAGAGTTGCTGTCATTGGAACGGGATTTGTTGGGACAAGCTATGCTTTTGCCTTATTAAATCAAGAAGTTGTAAATGAAATGGTGCTCATTGACTTAAATAAAGAAAAAGCTGAAGGAGAAGCAAGAGATTTAAATCACGGGATGCCGTTTGGATCAGCTATGAGAATTTGGGCAGGGGATTATGAAGACTGTCGAGATGCTGACATTGTCGTGATTACAGCCGGCGCAAATCAGAAACCTGGGGAAACGAGACTTGATCTTGTTGAGAAGAATGTAAACATCTTCAGGGGAATTGTCACTGCCGTTATGGAGAGTGGTTTTGACGGACTATTCATCGTTGCAACGAATCCAGTAGATATCCTCTCTTATGCTACATGGAAATTCTCTGGTCTACCGATGGAACGCGTTATTGGTTCTGGTACGATTCTTGATACCGCAAGACTTCGTTACTTAATCGGCGATCATTTCCTGGTCGATTCTAGAAATGTACATGCTTATATACTCGGCGAGCATGGCGATACGGAGCTTCCAGTATGGAGCCACGCTACCATTAGTAGCCGCCCAGTAACGAAAATGATATCAGAAGAAGAGTTGCCAGTACTTGACGAGATTTTTACGAACGTCCGCGATGCAGCTTACCACATTATTAATCGGAAAGGCGCAACTTATTACGGTATTGCAATGGGACTTGTTCGTCTGACCAAAGCGATTCTAAGAAACGAAAGCTCTATCCTAACGATTTCAACATTGATGCAAGGTGAATATGGTCTTAATGACATCTATATTGGCGCACCTGCCATTATCGACAGAAACGGTATTCGAGAAATTGTAGAGCTTGATCTCACAGAGACCGAGATGAAACAACTGCAGCATTCTGCAAGGACGTTACGCGAAGCAATGAAACCCTGTTTTGAGACGGTTAAATGA
- a CDS encoding lactate permease LctP family transporter, with protein METWTQVYDPFNNIWLSAFIALIPIIFFFLALTAFRMKGHIAATVTVMLAIVIAILFYDMPITMVAATTGYGFAFGLWPISYIVIGAVYLYKLSVKSGQFDIIRSSIVSITDDKRIQMLLVAFSFNAFLEGAAGFGAPIAITAALLVGLGFEPLKAAGLCLIANTASGAFGAMGIPVIVAGQVSGLAPLEIGQFLGTSLPFISFTIPFLLVVIIDGMKGLKEVWPAALVAGSTYAITQWATVTFIGPELPNITSSIVSLVAVAVFVKIWHPKMQQNHTIDPVEAQLAVSLDPEAQLTAGRILKAWSPFIALTAMVTIWSLKPFKNLFVEGGLLETTILQIPVPGLHNLVIKTAPIVSEQTPYGAMLKLDLLSATGTAIFIAAILSIFILRMSPKAALEAFVETVKELQKPVLTIMMVLGFAFIANYSGMSSTLGLALAASGGVFPFLSPLLGWIGVFLTGSVTSNNALFGNLQQITAQQIAVLPMVLVAANTAGGVMAKMLSPQSIAVATGAVGLVGREGDLFRFTLKYSFVFLLITGGITFAQAIFIS; from the coding sequence ATGGAAACATGGACACAAGTATATGACCCATTTAATAACATCTGGCTATCCGCTTTTATTGCTCTTATTCCGATTATCTTTTTTTTTCTTGCTCTTACCGCTTTTCGAATGAAAGGGCATATCGCTGCTACTGTTACAGTGATGCTCGCTATAGTGATTGCGATCCTCTTCTATGATATGCCTATTACGATGGTTGCAGCGACTACTGGTTACGGATTTGCATTTGGCTTATGGCCAATCTCTTACATCGTTATTGGTGCTGTCTATCTTTATAAACTTTCTGTAAAAAGTGGGCAATTCGATATTATCAGGAGTTCCATTGTATCCATTACAGATGACAAACGAATCCAAATGTTGCTCGTCGCCTTTTCATTTAATGCGTTTCTTGAAGGCGCAGCTGGTTTTGGAGCACCGATTGCGATTACAGCCGCTCTTCTTGTAGGACTTGGGTTCGAACCACTTAAAGCAGCGGGCCTTTGTTTAATCGCCAATACAGCTAGTGGAGCATTTGGAGCAATGGGCATCCCTGTCATTGTTGCCGGTCAAGTGAGCGGGCTCGCTCCACTGGAAATTGGTCAATTTCTTGGCACGTCTCTTCCATTTATCTCTTTCACAATTCCATTCCTACTCGTCGTCATTATTGATGGTATGAAAGGCTTGAAAGAAGTATGGCCAGCAGCTCTTGTAGCCGGTAGTACTTATGCCATTACACAATGGGCGACAGTAACTTTTATTGGACCAGAGCTGCCTAATATTACGTCTTCTATCGTTAGTTTAGTAGCCGTAGCTGTATTCGTGAAGATTTGGCATCCAAAAATGCAGCAAAACCATACGATTGACCCAGTTGAAGCACAGCTTGCTGTTTCTCTTGATCCAGAAGCTCAGCTAACAGCTGGACGAATTTTAAAAGCATGGTCTCCGTTCATTGCTTTAACAGCAATGGTCACAATTTGGAGTCTAAAACCTTTCAAGAATTTATTTGTAGAAGGGGGATTACTTGAAACAACGATCCTTCAGATTCCTGTACCCGGACTCCATAATCTCGTTATTAAAACAGCACCAATTGTAAGTGAACAAACACCCTACGGTGCGATGTTGAAACTTGATCTTCTTTCAGCAACAGGAACGGCTATCTTCATCGCTGCGATCCTATCCATCTTCATTCTTAGAATGAGTCCTAAAGCAGCGCTAGAAGCTTTTGTTGAAACAGTAAAAGAACTTCAAAAGCCCGTACTTACAATTATGATGGTGCTAGGATTTGCCTTCATTGCAAATTATAGTGGCATGAGCTCTACATTAGGTCTAGCTCTTGCTGCAAGCGGAGGTGTCTTCCCATTCCTGTCTCCACTTCTAGGATGGATTGGCGTATTCTTAACTGGTTCTGTTACGTCTAACAATGCTTTATTCGGAAACTTGCAACAAATTACTGCTCAACAAATTGCCGTTCTTCCGATGGTCCTCGTTGCTGCGAATACAGCAGGCGGTGTTATGGCTAAGATGCTCTCTCCACAGTCTATCGCTGTTGCAACAGGTGCGGTTGGCCTAGTAGGACGAGAAGGAGATCTCTTCCGTTTCACTCTCAAATATAGCTTCGTCTTTTTACTCATCACCGGGGGCATCACTTTTGCGCAAGCGATTTTCATAAGTTAA
- a CDS encoding spore germination protein, giving the protein MGCFIRGPVIITNNSGTVVQCAHTISPISVSNTVSGSGGGNTGSFMIVNNFYSVAKGIKSGQ; this is encoded by the coding sequence ATGGGTTGTTTTATTAGAGGACCAGTGATCATTACAAATAATAGCGGAACGGTAGTCCAATGTGCACACACGATCTCCCCAATCTCCGTAAGTAATACGGTTAGCGGATCCGGTGGGGGCAATACAGGATCATTTATGATTGTAAATAATTTTTATAGCGTTGCAAAAGGAATAAAGTCCGGACAATAG
- a CDS encoding alpha/beta hydrolase family protein codes for MEKFFYGENENQFGELRLPEGEGPFPVAIVIHGGFWRKPFTLEIMREVAEDLTASGFATWNIEYRRTGQEGGGYPGTLTDVAEATDYIRTLAESYPLDLNKVVTIGHSAGGHLATWIAARHRIDKNSELFITDTPLPIHGVVSLAGVNDLEMMHGVHEYRDQVLSLEPNNPTAELLGGSPEEYPERYKNASPVELLPLGVQQILVHGALDINVPIGISDYYQREAEGEGDFVKLIELPSAEHFVLTDTNSFAWETIKEELSLLVEY; via the coding sequence ATGGAGAAATTTTTCTACGGAGAGAACGAAAATCAATTTGGCGAACTACGACTTCCAGAAGGAGAAGGACCTTTCCCCGTGGCAATCGTTATTCACGGCGGCTTTTGGAGGAAACCGTTCACACTCGAAATTATGAGAGAAGTGGCGGAAGATTTAACAGCGAGTGGATTTGCCACGTGGAACATTGAATACCGTCGAACGGGACAAGAAGGCGGAGGTTATCCAGGAACACTTACAGATGTTGCAGAAGCAACTGACTACATAAGGACACTTGCAGAATCCTATCCGCTCGATCTAAACAAAGTGGTTACGATTGGACATTCAGCTGGGGGCCATCTTGCTACATGGATTGCTGCCCGTCACCGTATAGATAAGAATAGTGAGTTATTCATTACGGACACCCCTCTTCCTATTCACGGAGTGGTTAGCCTTGCAGGTGTGAACGACCTTGAGATGATGCATGGTGTGCATGAGTACAGAGATCAAGTCCTCTCTCTTGAACCAAATAATCCTACTGCAGAACTATTAGGCGGTTCGCCTGAAGAATATCCAGAGCGCTACAAAAATGCTTCCCCTGTGGAACTTCTTCCACTTGGTGTGCAACAAATTCTCGTTCATGGTGCGCTAGACATTAATGTTCCGATCGGGATTAGTGATTACTACCAGCGCGAAGCTGAAGGCGAAGGCGATTTTGTTAAACTTATCGAACTCCCCTCAGCAGAACACTTTGTGCTGACCGATACGAATTCATTTGCATGGGAAACAATTAAGGAAGAACTTTCACTTTTAGTCGAATATTAA
- a CDS encoding winged helix-turn-helix transcriptional regulator, translating into MSRTQDKTFYCEKELTLAVIGGKWKMLILWHLGKQGTKRFGELKSLMPGITQRMLVNQLRELEDDQIVHREVYPVVPPKVEYSLTEQGETLMPILDSMYEWGKNYNQNVLGKPIETKESV; encoded by the coding sequence ATGTCACGTACCCAGGACAAAACATTTTACTGTGAAAAAGAATTAACGCTTGCGGTTATCGGAGGCAAATGGAAAATGCTTATCTTATGGCATTTAGGCAAGCAGGGAACGAAGCGATTTGGTGAGCTAAAGTCACTAATGCCGGGAATTACACAGCGTATGCTAGTGAACCAGCTACGAGAATTAGAAGACGACCAAATCGTACATCGAGAAGTATACCCTGTTGTCCCTCCGAAAGTAGAGTATTCCCTTACCGAGCAAGGTGAAACATTAATGCCTATACTCGACTCCATGTATGAGTGGGGGAAGAATTACAATCAGAACGTCCTTGGCAAACCGATTGAGACGAAAGAGTCTGTATAG
- the hxlA gene encoding 3-hexulose-6-phosphate synthase, whose translation MKLQLALDLVNTEEGIELVKEVQEHIDIVEIGTPIVINEGLRAVKDMKAAFPNLEVLADLKIMDAAGYEVMKASESNADIITILGAAEDESIKGAVEEAKKQGKEILVDMMAVKDLATRAKEVDALGVDYICVHTGYDLQAKGQNSFEDLETIKGVVKNAKTAIAGGIKLDSLEEVVKVQPDLVIVGGGITGEDDKKAVASKMQELIKG comes from the coding sequence ATGAAATTACAGCTAGCATTAGATTTGGTAAACACAGAAGAAGGTATTGAACTAGTGAAAGAAGTTCAGGAGCATATTGATATCGTTGAAATCGGTACGCCGATCGTCATCAATGAAGGTCTTCGTGCTGTCAAAGATATGAAAGCAGCATTCCCTAACCTTGAAGTTCTTGCAGACCTTAAAATTATGGATGCTGCAGGTTATGAAGTTATGAAAGCATCTGAATCTAACGCAGATATCATCACAATTCTTGGTGCTGCTGAAGATGAATCAATCAAAGGTGCTGTTGAAGAAGCGAAGAAACAAGGTAAGGAAATCCTTGTTGACATGATGGCAGTGAAAGATCTCGCAACTCGTGCGAAAGAAGTAGACGCACTTGGCGTTGACTATATTTGTGTCCACACTGGATACGATCTTCAAGCAAAAGGCCAGAATTCTTTCGAAGACCTTGAAACAATTAAAGGCGTCGTAAAGAACGCGAAAACAGCAATCGCTGGTGGCATTAAGCTTGATTCTCTTGAAGAAGTTGTAAAAGTACAACCAGACCTTGTCATCGTAGGTGGCGGTATTACTGGTGAAGACGATAAAAAAGCCGTTGCATCAAAAATGCAAGAGCTTATTAAAGGATAA
- the hxlB gene encoding 6-phospho-3-hexuloisomerase produces MQTTHYLAEIIDELNRSVDLIADEEAEQLANEILEANKVFVAGGGRSGFMAKSFAMRMMHMGIDAYVVGETVTPNFEEGDLIIIGSGSGETKQLVSIANKAANIGGKIAAVTINPDSTIGELADIIVTLPGSPKDQSGDYETIQPMGSLFEQTLLLFYDAIILRFMDKKGLDTNKMYGKHANLE; encoded by the coding sequence ATGCAGACTACTCACTATTTAGCTGAAATCATTGATGAGCTAAATCGTTCAGTAGATCTCATTGCTGACGAAGAAGCGGAACAGCTCGCTAATGAAATTCTCGAAGCGAACAAGGTTTTCGTTGCTGGCGGTGGTCGATCTGGCTTTATGGCAAAGTCTTTTGCGATGCGCATGATGCACATGGGAATTGATGCTTACGTTGTTGGCGAAACGGTCACACCAAACTTTGAAGAAGGTGATCTGATCATCATCGGATCAGGTTCTGGTGAAACGAAACAGCTCGTTTCCATTGCGAATAAGGCCGCCAATATCGGCGGAAAGATCGCTGCTGTAACAATTAATCCTGACTCAACAATTGGCGAGCTAGCAGACATCATCGTAACATTACCAGGTTCACCAAAGGATCAGTCAGGTGATTATGAAACGATTCAGCCTATGGGCTCTTTATTTGAACAGACTCTTTTACTTTTCTATGATGCGATAATTTTACGCTTTATGGATAAGAAAGGGTTGGATACGAATAAGATGTATGGAAAGCATGCGAACTTAGAATAG
- a CDS encoding fatty acid desaturase has protein sequence MNEQKQKQKELKKSVSTFAKPDTVVGVRQLLNTLLPFLLLWFLAYQSLSVSAWLAVPLAMIAGGFVVRIFIIFHDCTHGSFFKSQKANRIVGTISGIITLFPFEKWKREHNIHHATSGNLDKRGTGDIWVMTVEEYAAATFWGRLAYRLYRNPIVMFGLGPIYLFLIANRFNRKDAKRKERMSTYITNASIVAIYSLLILAIGWEAFLIIQLPILYVAGSLGIWLFYVQHQFEDSYYEDETEWDFVKAAVDGSSYYKLPKLLQWVSGSIGYHHVHHLSPRVPNYHLEKAHESTPPLHKATTITLLSSLESIRFRLYDTKNKTFVTFKEVKPLLKNPAKLAMMTTKRPSFQEK, from the coding sequence ATGAATGAACAAAAACAAAAACAAAAAGAATTGAAAAAAAGTGTATCAACTTTCGCCAAACCCGACACGGTCGTAGGGGTACGACAGCTCTTGAACACCCTTCTTCCATTCTTATTGCTATGGTTTCTGGCTTATCAGAGCTTAAGCGTGTCTGCCTGGTTAGCCGTTCCACTTGCGATGATCGCAGGAGGATTTGTCGTTCGAATCTTTATTATTTTTCACGATTGCACACACGGCTCTTTCTTCAAGAGTCAAAAAGCAAACCGGATAGTTGGTACGATCTCTGGGATCATTACTCTCTTCCCGTTTGAAAAATGGAAACGCGAGCATAATATTCATCACGCAACAAGTGGAAACTTAGATAAGCGTGGAACAGGCGATATCTGGGTGATGACAGTTGAAGAGTATGCTGCAGCTACATTCTGGGGTAGGCTCGCTTATCGTCTCTACCGTAACCCGATTGTGATGTTCGGGCTTGGTCCGATCTACCTTTTCCTTATCGCTAACCGTTTTAATCGCAAAGACGCGAAACGTAAAGAGCGTATGAGCACATACATTACCAACGCATCAATCGTTGCGATCTATTCCCTATTGATCCTGGCTATTGGATGGGAAGCGTTTCTAATCATTCAACTTCCAATTCTTTATGTTGCTGGGTCACTTGGAATCTGGTTGTTCTATGTTCAGCACCAATTCGAAGACTCTTATTATGAAGATGAAACAGAGTGGGACTTTGTAAAAGCAGCCGTGGATGGCAGTTCTTACTATAAACTTCCTAAACTTCTTCAGTGGGTATCCGGAAGCATCGGGTATCATCACGTGCATCACTTAAGTCCAAGAGTGCCAAACTATCATCTTGAAAAGGCGCATGAATCAACGCCTCCATTGCATAAGGCGACGACGATTACGTTATTATCAAGCCTTGAATCCATTCGATTCCGTCTATATGATACAAAGAATAAAACGTTCGTTACATTTAAAGAAGTAAAACCACTTCTTAAAAACCCTGCAAAGCTTGCGATGATGACTACGAAAAGACCAAGCTTCCAGGAAAAATAA
- a CDS encoding sensor histidine kinase: MQSWYHIIPKNTGISSYVWIIFCFLPFFFIFRSSSVIEITIGIFVILLFFLSYRLSFISNSKLVYLWVSIEMAISIVMTILFGYVYFALFLAFFIGSIENKAGFLTLYIVHLTTTIAATVIIFFTHDDTLLPQLPFIFICVLGVALLPFTIRYRNKQHRLEQQLQNANEKISQLMVIEERERIARDLHDTLGQKLSMIGLKSDLARKLIPVKPDAAINEIHDIRQTARTALKEVREMVSNMRGARVEDELLRVQQILQAAEMEFHFEGNQQLENTPLLVENVLSMCLKEAVTNIVKHSNASWCRVLIEQSPTDVLIQVEDNGDGIPEGTTSFKGHGLQGMRERLEFVNGSLDINSSTGTTLNIRVPNVIQQKEQEGSV; the protein is encoded by the coding sequence ATGCAAAGCTGGTATCATATCATTCCTAAGAACACTGGGATCAGTTCTTACGTTTGGATTATTTTTTGTTTCCTACCCTTCTTTTTTATATTCCGATCTTCATCGGTTATAGAAATAACAATTGGTATCTTCGTCATTCTTTTATTTTTCTTATCCTATCGATTATCTTTCATATCAAATAGTAAATTAGTCTATTTATGGGTCAGCATTGAAATGGCCATAAGTATTGTGATGACGATCTTATTCGGTTATGTCTACTTCGCTCTGTTTTTAGCGTTTTTCATTGGTAGCATCGAAAATAAAGCAGGTTTTCTAACACTCTATATTGTTCATCTCACAACGACGATAGCTGCAACAGTCATTATATTCTTCACTCACGATGATACATTACTACCACAGCTCCCATTTATTTTCATCTGTGTGCTTGGAGTGGCTCTGCTTCCTTTTACCATTCGCTATCGAAACAAACAGCACCGCTTGGAGCAACAACTCCAAAACGCGAATGAGAAAATTTCGCAGCTGATGGTGATTGAAGAAAGAGAACGGATTGCGAGAGATTTACATGATACACTCGGGCAAAAACTATCGATGATCGGACTTAAAAGTGATTTAGCTAGAAAGCTAATTCCTGTTAAGCCTGATGCTGCTATTAATGAAATTCATGATATTCGACAAACAGCCAGAACCGCTCTAAAAGAAGTACGTGAAATGGTATCGAATATGCGTGGAGCCAGAGTTGAAGACGAGCTTTTACGCGTACAACAAATTTTACAGGCCGCAGAGATGGAATTTCATTTTGAAGGTAATCAACAACTTGAGAATACACCGTTACTCGTAGAAAATGTCTTAAGCATGTGTCTCAAAGAAGCTGTGACGAATATCGTCAAGCACAGTAACGCTTCATGGTGCAGAGTTCTGATTGAACAATCTCCAACAGATGTCCTCATTCAAGTCGAAGATAACGGTGATGGCATCCCAGAAGGAACAACTTCATTCAAAGGACACGGACTACAGGGAATGAGGGAGCGACTAGAATTCGTAAACGGCTCTCTTGATATTAATTCTTCAACAGGAACAACTTTAAATATTCGTGTACCAAATGTGATTCAACAAAAAGAACAGGAGGGATCGGTGTGA
- a CDS encoding response regulator transcription factor: protein MIRIVLAEDQRMLLGALGSLLDLEEGMEVVGQATNGEEAISLVKELQPDICIMDIEMPLKSGLDAAEELSSHSCKIIILTTFARAGYFERARKAGVSGYLLKDSPSDELASSIRKIIEGQRIFSPELVDLAFGNENPLTEREKQVIQLMADGKNTKDISSELYITPGTVRNYISVILDKLEVTNRIEAISRFKEKGWFK from the coding sequence GTGATACGCATCGTGCTTGCGGAGGATCAGCGTATGCTACTTGGGGCGCTTGGCTCCTTACTCGATCTAGAAGAAGGAATGGAAGTTGTCGGTCAGGCGACGAATGGTGAAGAAGCGATTTCTTTAGTAAAAGAATTACAGCCAGACATTTGTATTATGGACATTGAAATGCCACTTAAAAGCGGACTTGATGCAGCTGAAGAATTAAGCAGTCATTCATGTAAAATCATTATACTAACAACCTTTGCTCGTGCTGGTTATTTCGAACGTGCTCGTAAAGCTGGCGTTAGTGGCTATCTTCTGAAGGATAGTCCGAGTGATGAGCTCGCAAGCTCGATTCGAAAGATCATTGAGGGTCAGAGGATTTTCTCGCCTGAGTTAGTGGATCTAGCTTTCGGTAATGAAAATCCGCTAACAGAACGTGAGAAGCAAGTCATTCAGTTAATGGCTGATGGTAAAAACACAAAAGACATTTCAAGTGAACTTTACATTACCCCTGGAACGGTTCGTAATTATATTTCTGTCATTCTGGATAAATTAGAAGTAACAAATCGAATTGAAGCGATATCGCGATTTAAGGAAAAGGGCTGGTTCAAGTAA
- a CDS encoding LysR family transcriptional regulator, with translation MNVEQMEYIVTVANTGSLSKAANELHVSLSAISQSISKVENEIGLKVFIRNRAGAVLTSEGEKIVLKAREVLTKVDELKEEVNRQLDTLSGELKIATIPGPIHLLVEVVSVFKRSYPNVKLEIYENGPVKIMEDVYEQHLDLGLILISDRLIQNHKMLSFEKIRDGKMVVGVRKESPLAKKRTVKPEDLIYETLVLYDDDYIDQYVTETLSKYGSPDILFTTNNTDAIKNAVKRGMAVTLGIDYSFSNQQLRERDIVMVEIEEGEYERVYLALVRHREGQATRVGKEFVTNIKKHF, from the coding sequence ATGAATGTAGAGCAAATGGAGTATATTGTAACAGTCGCAAACACGGGATCACTATCAAAGGCAGCGAATGAACTGCATGTGAGCTTATCAGCCATAAGTCAGTCGATTAGTAAGGTAGAGAATGAAATTGGACTAAAAGTATTCATTCGTAATCGAGCGGGAGCGGTACTAACTTCAGAAGGGGAGAAGATTGTATTGAAGGCAAGGGAAGTACTAACTAAGGTAGATGAACTGAAGGAAGAAGTAAACCGTCAATTAGATACGCTGAGTGGGGAATTAAAAATTGCTACCATCCCAGGCCCAATTCATCTGTTGGTAGAGGTAGTGTCTGTTTTTAAAAGATCGTACCCAAATGTGAAGCTTGAGATATATGAAAACGGGCCAGTGAAAATAATGGAGGATGTGTATGAGCAACATCTTGATCTAGGACTCATTTTAATATCAGATCGACTTATTCAAAACCACAAGATGCTTTCTTTTGAAAAAATAAGGGACGGAAAAATGGTAGTAGGTGTGAGAAAGGAATCCCCTTTAGCTAAAAAAAGAACAGTTAAGCCAGAAGATCTTATTTATGAAACGCTTGTGCTTTATGATGATGATTACATTGATCAATACGTCACGGAAACGCTATCAAAATATGGATCGCCTGATATCTTATTTACTACAAACAATACGGATGCGATAAAAAATGCAGTAAAGCGTGGGATGGCTGTTACTCTTGGGATTGATTATTCTTTTAGCAATCAGCAACTAAGAGAACGTGATATCGTCATGGTAGAGATCGAAGAAGGGGAGTATGAAAGGGTGTATCTTGCCCTTGTTCGTCATCGAGAAGGACAAGCAACTCGAGTAGGAAAAGAGTTTGTAACTAACATAAAAAAACATTTCTAA
- a CDS encoding SDR family NAD(P)-dependent oxidoreductase: MTAKRVVVITGGASGIGRQTCLKFARKGDQVVVADFDEARGTETVDLIEAEGGVALFVKTDVSRYEEVEALIEKTVDQFGTIDVMFNNAGIGRPTPLPEFSLEDYHKVIDINQHGVAYGIMATAKKMKELNVKGVIINTTSVFGVLASPATFAYHATKGAVNMMTKSAALDLAPYGIRVVGVAPGVVDTPIVQGYRDKGLIDGMKAKVIGNKLTDPEQLADAVYLLSLKEASAINGSVVMADEGYASFK, encoded by the coding sequence ATGACAGCAAAAAGAGTAGTAGTCATTACTGGTGGTGCAAGTGGAATTGGAAGACAAACATGTTTGAAGTTCGCTCGAAAAGGAGATCAAGTCGTTGTCGCGGATTTTGATGAAGCAAGAGGAACAGAAACTGTTGATTTAATCGAAGCAGAAGGTGGCGTTGCTCTCTTCGTTAAGACAGACGTTTCTCGTTATGAAGAAGTCGAAGCGCTTATTGAAAAAACCGTTGATCAGTTTGGAACTATTGACGTGATGTTCAACAACGCTGGAATTGGTCGTCCTACACCACTTCCAGAGTTTTCTTTAGAAGATTATCATAAAGTGATCGATATTAACCAGCACGGCGTCGCTTATGGAATCATGGCTACCGCTAAAAAGATGAAAGAATTGAATGTGAAAGGCGTCATCATCAATACAACCTCAGTCTTTGGTGTTCTCGCCTCTCCTGCTACTTTCGCATATCATGCAACTAAAGGGGCCGTTAACATGATGACAAAATCAGCTGCTCTTGATTTGGCGCCATATGGCATTCGCGTTGTAGGTGTTGCTCCAGGTGTTGTCGATACGCCAATCGTCCAAGGATATCGTGATAAAGGGTTAATTGATGGAATGAAAGCAAAAGTAATCGGCAATAAACTAACAGATCCAGAGCAATTAGCTGATGCTGTTTATCTTCTTTCATTAAAAGAAGCAAGTGCGATTAACGGCAGTGTCGTAATGGCTGATGAAGGGTATGCTTCATTTAAATAG
- a CDS encoding SDR family oxidoreductase, with protein MKVLIVGANGQIGKHITSIIKEHDDLEAKVMIRKEEQASYFKDLGAETAVVDLEEDVNAIAKAAEGVDAIVFTAGSGPNTGADKTMLVDLDGAVKTIEAAKEAGVKRFVMISSYDTTREAIQSAPSSFSPYVAAKHYADEWLRATDLDYTIIHPGALTNDQGIGKVNAATRVERNEIPREDVASVIVATLENDATIGKEFQVVTGNQLIKESINSL; from the coding sequence ATGAAAGTACTTATTGTTGGAGCAAACGGTCAGATTGGGAAGCATATAACTTCCATTATTAAAGAGCATGATGATCTAGAAGCGAAAGTGATGATTCGTAAAGAAGAGCAGGCCTCTTACTTTAAAGATTTAGGGGCAGAAACCGCTGTAGTTGATTTAGAAGAAGACGTTAACGCTATTGCGAAAGCGGCTGAAGGTGTCGATGCGATCGTCTTTACGGCAGGTTCTGGTCCAAATACTGGTGCTGATAAAACGATGTTAGTTGATCTAGATGGAGCTGTAAAAACAATTGAAGCAGCGAAAGAAGCTGGGGTAAAACGTTTTGTGATGATCAGTTCTTATGATACAACGCGAGAAGCGATTCAGTCTGCCCCATCTTCATTTTCACCTTATGTAGCAGCGAAGCACTATGCAGATGAATGGTTGCGAGCAACGGATTTAGACTATACGATCATCCACCCGGGTGCCCTAACGAATGATCAGGGAATCGGTAAGGTCAATGCCGCTACTAGAGTAGAAAGAAATGAAATTCCTCGTGAAGATGTTGCGAGTGTTATCGTAGCGACACTCGAAAATGATGCGACGATTGGTAAGGAATTTCAAGTCGTGACGGGAAATCAGCTAATTAAAGAAAGCATCAATTCACTTTAA